TTGGGTGTGCGGCATTTTAAAAGATTGGCCTTATATACCTGCTCATCTTCACCAATCGCGGCTAGCATATTACTGAGCAACTTCCCTGCATCACCCAAAAATGGCGTTTGCTGGGTTTCTTCATCTGCATCAGGTGCTTCACCAATTACCATAATATTGGCTTGCATCGGGCCAGTACCAAACACCGTTTGCCCTCCGGTTTTTTGCCTTGCTTCGCAAAGCGGGCAGGCGGTACACGTGCTAACGGCATCATTGAGCTCTTCCCAATTCATGCGTGCAATGCGTTGTGAGCGCTCGTCCTCAATGGGATCATTGGCAGGAATGGTTTGGGGCGGGGGCGGGGTGAATTTAGCTTGGTTAACCAGTGGGGCGAGAGCTTGATGAGCCGCTACCGCTACGGGTGAAAAGCCTTGCGGGCGAGGTGCCGGTGAATGAGACTCAACGCTAGCCAGCATAGGCTCAGTGGGATTGGCTTGTAGTCCAGCCAAGATGTCCTTACGTACCCAGACAGGGCTTAAGCCCAATTCATCCAGTATCAGCGCCCGGCGATTCATTAGTGTGTACCCATCATCATGGCAAAAATTAAAGCATCTTCACGGCCAGAGCCGCTGGCTGCGGGGTAGTAAGCGGGGCGAATACCGGTTTCTGCAAAACCGGCCTTCTCGTAGAAATCCCGTGCGCGGCGGTTGGATTGCCGTACTTCTAAAAATAAGCTTTGCGCACCCACGGCATATAGTTGTTTGACAAGGGAGTTAAAGATATTTTGTCCCAGCCCTTGGCCTTGTAAGGCTGGCCTGACGGCAATCAATAGTAGCTCGGCTTCATCGGCCATTCTCATGGCAATGGCAAAGGCGGCAAGCCCTTTATCGTCATCAATGCCAAGGCAAACATCGGCTTTTAGCGAGTGTTGCCAATGGCTATCTGCCCAAGGGTGCGAATTGGTGGCGGCATCTAGCTGCATCAGCGCTTGGATATCACGCTCATCTAATTGGCGTACTTGTTTCATTTACTCATCCGCTCGTGGGTTTTGAGCGCGACTTTATTGCGTAAATATACGAGCTCCGCCTCATGCGCGGCAAGGCCTTTGCCCGCTACAAAATCAGGTAGGGCTAAGGCGAGAATATCTTTGGCAAGCGGCAAACGTGTGGCATCAATGCCACTGATCTGCTCACCTAGGCGGCATTTAAGTGCGTCGCTATACATTGCAAAGCCGCTTCCCGCTGCCATCCAGTTATCTCCATTAGGAAGAGGAATATGATCTGGATCGCATAAGCAGGGGGCGATTTCCTCTAGCCATGTGCCATGTTCTTTGCGATAGGCTGCGCAGTAAACTTGATTCATTCGCGCATCAAGGCAGGCATAGACCTGATCTGCATCGCAGCCCGCAGCAAGGGCTGCTAGGGTCGAAACGCCTAGCACCGGAATGCCTCGTGCAAAGGCCAAGCCTTGGGTGATGCCTGCGGCAATGCGTAAGCCAGTGAAGGAGCCAGGGCCATTGCCAAAGGCGATGCCTTGGATATCTTTCATTGTCAGTTGGCATTCTTCCAATAGCGCGGCTAAGCAAGGAAGAATCATCTCGGCATGCTTTTGCTCTGCAGGCCAGTCATGGGCAATGATGCCTTGCTGGCTGCTAATGGCTAGGGAGAGAGATTCGGTAGAGGTGTCAAGCGCTAGATAGGGCATGGGTAGGCAGAAAAACAATTAAGGGGAGATTCTACCATGCGCGTGTGTTAGATTTTGCAGATAAACAAAAGCCCACGCAGTGGTGGGCTTTTTTACGTTAGATCTTGCTATTCAAATGATTAATGAAATTGCACTTGGATCTGTTGTTTGGCTAAAGCTGCGGCGCTAGTTAAAACGCTATGTAGTTTATTGTCGTGAGCTTGTGGGGCAGCTTGCCAGTCTGTAACTGGTTTTTTTTGCTTGCCGTGACAAACGACGATTTGATACCAACCTTCCATACCGGTGTGACGGGTGGACGGACGAGCTTCTACGATAAAATCAAATTGTGCCATGATGGCTCCTAG
This genomic interval from Iodobacter fluviatilis contains the following:
- a CDS encoding uracil-DNA glycosylase — encoded protein: MNRRALILDELGLSPVWVRKDILAGLQANPTEPMLASVESHSPAPRPQGFSPVAVAAHQALAPLVNQAKFTPPPPQTIPANDPIEDERSQRIARMNWEELNDAVSTCTACPLCEARQKTGGQTVFGTGPMQANIMVIGEAPDADEETQQTPFLGDAGKLLSNMLAAIGEDEQVYKANLLKCRTPNKRNPQAAETLQCAPFLKRQIELIQPQTLLLLGRFAMKTLLESDEPVSVLREALQEYKQIPLVVSYNPSYLLRNLPDKSRAWHDLLRVKAALKSRTQ
- the tsaB gene encoding tRNA (adenosine(37)-N6)-threonylcarbamoyltransferase complex dimerization subunit type 1 TsaB; the protein is MPYLALDTSTESLSLAISSQQGIIAHDWPAEQKHAEMILPCLAALLEECQLTMKDIQGIAFGNGPGSFTGLRIAAGITQGLAFARGIPVLGVSTLAALAAGCDADQVYACLDARMNQVYCAAYRKEHGTWLEEIAPCLCDPDHIPLPNGDNWMAAGSGFAMYSDALKCRLGEQISGIDATRLPLAKDILALALPDFVAGKGLAAHEAELVYLRNKVALKTHERMSK
- the rimI gene encoding ribosomal protein S18-alanine N-acetyltransferase, producing the protein MKQVRQLDERDIQALMQLDAATNSHPWADSHWQHSLKADVCLGIDDDKGLAAFAIAMRMADEAELLLIAVRPALQGQGLGQNIFNSLVKQLYAVGAQSLFLEVRQSNRRARDFYEKAGFAETGIRPAYYPAASGSGREDALIFAMMMGTH